In one Candidatus Hydrogenedentota bacterium genomic region, the following are encoded:
- the bamD gene encoding outer membrane protein assembly factor BamD has product MISILSTLKDRLVGGGRRREAETLIAQEFYEPLSETEANRLEYLLKQYPDLKEERQSLRQSLAQITLTTEELPWDLTAALRARLHAEDSPKVSHRRFSYAFAALALVILSVSVYTVYMLSGTEHIPVITQETKSVAEPESQLAFFQQQACDQVARGESEEAADQLEQAINDYPNDALHADALLTLADIEYSYLQRYDRAYETYKHLEDEHSEVLDNNWYYKKRMQLLAAALPQFFTPLRELETAAHSENPMRSYENLLVEYPDSPWAEEALNQMCRVLARTNNMDLSDTVGILKKVRGVCDHPVARDRVDLELGNCYCDLLNDPEQARQRYMQAAESRHLDVAFRAKEALARLD; this is encoded by the coding sequence ATGATCAGTATTCTTTCAACGCTAAAGGATCGCCTTGTCGGAGGAGGGCGCAGACGGGAAGCCGAGACCTTGATTGCTCAAGAGTTTTATGAGCCACTCAGTGAAACGGAAGCGAACAGACTGGAATATCTGCTGAAACAGTACCCTGATCTGAAAGAGGAACGCCAATCCTTGCGCCAAAGCCTGGCTCAGATCACCTTGACCACAGAGGAATTACCTTGGGATTTAACGGCTGCGCTGCGTGCGCGGCTCCATGCTGAAGATTCTCCGAAAGTTTCCCACCGACGCTTTTCTTATGCCTTCGCGGCGCTTGCCCTCGTCATCCTGAGCGTGAGTGTATATACTGTATATATGTTGTCCGGCACGGAGCATATCCCTGTTATAACCCAAGAGACAAAGTCTGTTGCAGAACCGGAATCGCAGCTCGCCTTTTTCCAACAACAAGCCTGTGATCAGGTAGCACGAGGAGAGAGCGAGGAGGCGGCCGACCAACTGGAGCAGGCTATTAATGACTATCCCAATGATGCCCTCCATGCCGACGCGCTTCTTACCTTGGCCGACATCGAATATTCCTATTTGCAGCGCTACGATCGTGCCTACGAGACCTACAAACATTTGGAAGATGAGCACAGCGAAGTCCTCGATAATAATTGGTACTATAAAAAACGGATGCAGCTTTTAGCGGCTGCTCTGCCTCAATTCTTCACACCTCTCCGTGAACTGGAGACTGCGGCCCATTCCGAAAATCCCATGCGCAGTTATGAAAACTTGCTGGTGGAATATCCGGACAGTCCTTGGGCAGAGGAAGCGTTGAACCAGATGTGCCGTGTCTTGGCACGAACTAACAATATGGATCTTTCCGATACAGTCGGGATCTTGAAAAAAGTGCGCGGCGTCTGTGATCATCCTGTTGCGCGCGATCGGGTGGACTTGGAGTTGGGCAATTGCTATTGCGATTTGCTGAATGATCCGGAGCAAGCGCGGCAACGCTACATGCAGGCAGCGGAAAGCCGTCATCTTGATGTGGCGTTTCGTGCGAAAGAAGCTTTGGCGCGCCTCGATTAA